Proteins encoded by one window of Candidatus Obscuribacter sp.:
- a CDS encoding DUF3659 domain-containing protein, producing MANGYRASKSMKTYATFLAVSLLVAAGTGPVLADNILTNMVKGVVHGTESAAKATLHGTEAVVKGAAHGTEAVVKGAAHGTEVVVKGAAHGTEVVVKDVAKGTEMAAGGAAKGAGALVRGTVHGTEAAVGATGRAMSGAASAITGGGNHAATAAATGTASAATAVNTTAPKPASLLGTTQTIKIDHAGNIIDSTGNLVGRVAEVSTDINGDAVSMAGRSLSVSINSQGQMLDSKGAVVGHVLGYEPKAITPVAPLQGLPGSGPAATSTYAPGSAPYVAPQATMPTTSQSASWTEQDAIKEAAPLLHGPLQEQ from the coding sequence ATGGCAAACGGTTACAGGGCAAGCAAATCAATGAAAACATACGCGACATTTTTAGCTGTATCTCTGCTCGTAGCAGCAGGCACTGGTCCTGTACTGGCAGACAATATACTGACTAACATGGTCAAAGGCGTAGTACACGGCACCGAAAGCGCAGCCAAGGCCACCCTCCACGGCACAGAGGCTGTAGTCAAAGGTGCTGCCCATGGCACTGAGGCGGTGGTCAAAGGTGCTGCTCACGGCACAGAAGTAGTGGTCAAAGGCGCCGCCCATGGCACCGAAGTGGTAGTCAAAGACGTAGCTAAAGGCACTGAAATGGCTGCAGGCGGTGCAGCAAAGGGGGCTGGAGCACTTGTAAGAGGCACAGTCCACGGTACTGAAGCTGCAGTGGGCGCCACCGGTAGAGCAATGAGTGGAGCGGCCAGCGCGATCACAGGCGGCGGCAATCATGCAGCGACAGCTGCGGCAACTGGCACAGCGTCTGCAGCTACCGCAGTAAATACAACTGCTCCCAAACCTGCTAGCTTGCTTGGCACCACACAAACAATCAAAATCGACCATGCCGGTAATATCATCGACAGCACCGGCAATCTTGTTGGCCGCGTTGCCGAAGTCTCCACTGACATCAATGGAGACGCAGTCAGCATGGCTGGCAGATCATTGTCGGTGTCAATAAACAGTCAAGGTCAGATGCTCGATAGCAAAGGAGCTGTCGTAGGTCATGTACTCGGTTATGAACCCAAAGCGATTACGCCAGTAGCACCGCTACAAGGTCTACCGGGTAGCGGACCAGCCGCCACATCGACTTACGCTCCAGGCAGCGCACCATATGTAGCACCACAAGCGACCATGCCCACCACCAGCCAGAGCGCTAGCTGGACTGAGCAAGACGCCATCAAAGAAGCAGCGCCACTGCTCCACGGTCCTCTGCAAGAGCAATAG
- a CDS encoding ATP-dependent Clp protease ATP-binding subunit — protein MMRLHTMLFFKAFLVAQQEAMRTAQDYFEPAHLFLGLLDSSNSLAYQALTNAGITLKAARAALNQIIPKGLNNGSKVVLPSAKANSAITSAEQIARGLGHKHVGTEHLLMALLHDDESAVCSLLLNLGQDRKQLQKEIEKLVKEYFATQGADAMPPDDARDQPGSMTEDMYNWFDMSVIDVLQAAESETKKANHRYIEPMHILLGILFLATSLARSQNTKYRRNKERTCITWIA, from the coding sequence ATGATGCGCCTACACACAATGTTGTTTTTCAAAGCATTTCTTGTAGCACAGCAAGAGGCAATGCGTACTGCTCAAGACTACTTTGAACCAGCGCACCTTTTTCTTGGACTTCTAGACTCATCAAACAGCCTTGCCTATCAAGCGTTAACCAATGCTGGCATCACGCTAAAAGCGGCAAGAGCCGCTTTAAATCAGATAATACCTAAAGGTCTAAACAACGGCAGCAAAGTAGTTTTACCCTCCGCAAAAGCTAATTCGGCAATTACTAGCGCTGAGCAAATCGCCAGAGGCTTGGGACACAAACATGTAGGAACAGAACATTTATTGATGGCACTGCTACATGACGATGAAAGTGCAGTATGCAGCCTTTTGCTAAATCTTGGGCAGGACCGCAAGCAACTACAAAAGGAAATTGAAAAACTAGTAAAAGAATACTTCGCAACCCAGGGCGCTGATGCCATGCCTCCAGACGACGCAAGAGATCAGCCTGGCTCAATGACTGAAGACATGTACAACTGGTTTGACATGAGCGTGATTGACGTACTACAAGCCGCCGAATCTGAAACAAAAAAGGCAAATCACCGATACATTGAGCCCATGCATATTTTACTTGGAATTTTATTCCTTGCAACAAGCCTGGCACGAAGTCAAAACACGAAATATCGCAGAAATAAGGAGCGAACATGTATTACTTGGATTGCTTGA